AGTGAGAATGCAGGCATGAGTAGCGATACACACGTGAGAAACGTGTGCGCCGATTGACTAAGGGTTCCTGGGTCAAGCTGATCTGCCCAGGGTAAGTCGGGACCTAAGGCGAGGCCGACAGGCGTAGTCGATGGACAACCGGTTGATATTCCGGTACCCGCTTTGAAACGCCCAATATCGAATCAGGCGATGCTAAGTCCGTGAAGCCGTTCCGGACCCTTCGGGGAAAGGAAAGTGGTGGAGCCGACGAACCAGACTTGTAGTAGGTAAGCGATGGGGTGACGCAGGAAGGTAGTCCAGCCCGGGCGGTGGTAGTCCCGGGGTAAGGGTGTAGGCCGAGGGGTAGGCAAATCCGTCCCTCATTAAGGCTGAGACCTGATGCCGAGCCGATTGTGGTGAAGTGGATGATCCTATGCTGTCGAGAAAAGCCTCTAGCGAGTTTCATGGCGGCCCGTACCCTAAACCGACTCAGGTGGTCAGGTAGAGAATACCGAGGCGTTCGGGTGAACTATGGTTAAGGAACTCGGCAAAATGCCCCCGTAACTTCGGGAGAAGGGGGGCCATCACTGGTGATCGGATTTACTCCGTGAGCTGGGGGTGGCCGCAGAGACCAGCGAGAAGCGACTGTTTACTAAAAACACAGGTCCGTGCGAAGCCGTAAGGCGATGTATACGGACTGACGCCTGCCCGGTGCTGGAACGTTAAGGGGACCGGTTAGTGCGCTTTCGGGCGTGCGAAGCTGAGAACTTAAGCGCCAGTAAACGGCGGTGGTAACTATAACCATCCTAAGGTAGCGAAATTCCTTGTCGGGTAAGTTCCGACCTGCACGAATGGCGTAACGACTTCTCGACTGTCTCAACCATAGGCCCGGTGAAATTGCACTACGAGTAAAGATGCTCGTTTCGCGCAGCAGGACGGAAAGACCCCGGGACCTTTACTACAGTTTGATATTGGTGTTCGGTTCGGCTTGTGTAGGATAGGTGGGAGACTGTGAAGCGGCCACGCCAGTGGTTGTGGAGTCATCGTTGAAATACCACTCTGGTCGTGCTGGATGTCTAACCTCGGTCCGTGATCCGGATCAGGGACAGTGTCTGATGGGTAGTTTAACTGGGGCGGTTGCCTCCCAAAGGGTAACGGAGGCGCCCAAAGGTTCCCTCAGCCTGGTTGGCAATCAGGTGTTGAGTGTAAGTGCACAAGGGAGCTTGACTGTGAGACCGACGGGTCGAGCAGGGACGAAAGTCGGGACTAGTGATCCGGCGGTGGCTTGTGGAAGCGCCGTCGCTCAACGGATAAAAGGTACCCCGGGGATAACAGGCTGATCTTCCCCAAGAGTCCATATCGACGGGATGGTTTGGCACCTCGATGTCGGCTCGTCGCATCCTGGGGCTGGAGTCGGTCCCAAGGGTTGGGCTGTTCGCCCATTAAAGCGGTACGCGAGCTGGGTTTAGAACGTCGTGAGACAGTTCGGTCCCTATCCGCTGTGCGCGTAGGAATATTGAGAAGGGCTGTCCCTAGTACGAGAGGACCGGGACGGACGAACCTCTGGTGTGCCAGTTGTCCTGCCAAGGGCATGGCTGGTTGGCTACGTTCGGGAGGGATAACCGCTGAAAGCATCTAAGCGGGAAGCCTGCTTCAAGATGAGTATTCCCACCTCCTTGAGAGGGTAAGGCTCCCAGTAGACGACTGGGTTGATAGGCCAGATGTGGAAGCCCGGTAACGGGTGAAGCTGACTGGTACTAATAGGCCGAGGGCTTGTCCTCAGTTGCTCGCGTCCACTGTGTTAGTTCTGAAATAACGAACAGCTGTGTTCATGCCAGCGTTCAAATTTCATAGTGTTTCGGTGGTCATAGCGTTAGGGAAACGCCCGGTTACATTCCGAACCCGGAAGCTAAGCCTTTCAGCGCCGATGGTACTGCAGGGGGGACCCTGTGGGAGAGTAGGACGCCGCCGAACAATCATTGCGGGAAGCCCCGCACCAAACCCTCGGGTTCGGTGCGGGGCTTTTCTGCGTTCACCGGCACGTGCGAGATCGTCTCCCATGCCACGGCAGCCGGCCGCGCTGGCAGTACTGGACGCAGTCGGCCGTCCCGCGCCCCGACGCTTCGCGGCGCGACACGCGGAAGGGCTCCTGCCCCGGCCGTGCACCCTCACGGCCGAACCTGCGGTCGGCGCGGGCGGGTGACCGGGCTGGAGGTGGGGCGGGGCGGCGAGCCGAGAATCTTCCGCCGTTCCTCCGTTCACCAGCATCGGGTTGCCGTGGACCTGCACTGACGGCTCGTAGGGTTGGGGGTATGGGCTATGACCTCGTCATCTTCGACAACGACGGCGTACTGGTGGACAGTGAGCCGCTCGCCAACAGCGTCCTCGCCGGGTACCTGACCGAGCTGGGGCACCCGACCACGTACGAGGACTCGCTCCGCGACTACATGGGGGCCGCCGTGCAGCGGGTGTACGACCTCGTCCTCGAACGGACCGGGGAGCGGCTGCCCGAGGACTTCGACGCGACGCTGGTCGCGCGGACCGTCGCCGCGTTCGAGCGGGAGCTGAAGCCGGTCGCCGGCATCGAGGACGTGCTCGGGGCGCTGACCGCCAGCGGGGTCGGCTACTGCCTGGCCTCCTCCGGCAGCCACGAGCGGATCAGGGCCGGGCACTTGGCGGCGGGGATCGACGGGTGGTTCGAGGAGGAGTGGATCTTCAGCGCCGAGGACGTGGGCCAGGGCAAGCCGGCTCCCGACCTGTTCCTGCACGCGGCACGGCAGATGGGCGTCGAGCCCGCGCGGTGCGTCGTCATCGAGGACAGTCCCCGCGGGATCCAGGCCGCCGTGGCCGCCGGGATGGACGTGTACGCGTACACGGCGATGCTGCCCGCGGACGAGCTGCCCGGGGCCACCGGGTACTTCGGGGACATGATGCAGGTCCCGCTGCTCCTCCAACTGCCTGTGTGATCGCTCTACCCACGGGTAGCCCCGGGGCCTACGCTGACGCGCCATGACGGATGATGTGCGGCTGCGGCGCGGCCGGGGCGCTCTGGGGTTCAGTTTCTTCGCGCAGGGCGTCGCCTTCGCGTTGCTCGTGACCCGGATCCCGGCCATCCAGGACCGGTACGGGATATCCGACGGGCTGCTGCCCGCCTTCCTCGCCGCCGTGCCGATCCTCGCCGGCGTGGCGAGCGTGGCCACCGAGCACCTGGTGAAGCGGGTGGCGCCCAGCGTCGTACTGCGGTGGGCGCAGCCGCTCGTGCTGCTGTCCCTGCTGGGTGTCGGTACCGGCGGCCAGATGTGGCACGTGGCGGTGGCCCTGGGGGCGTTCGGGCTGTCGGTGGGTGCGCTGGACGCCTCGATGAACATGCTCGGGGTCAGCCTGCAGCGGGCGTACGGGCGCAGCATCATGCTCGGCTTCCACGCCGCGTACAGCCTCGGCGGGATCCTGGGTGCGTCCGCCGCGTGGGCGGGGGCGCACTGGCACCTGAGCCTGTTCGCCGGCTATCTGCCGGCCGTGGCCGTGCTGGTGCCGCTCGTGCTGCTGACGAGCAGGCGCTACGTGGACGGGACGGGCGCGGGGGAGGTGCGGGAGAAGGGGCTGGGCAGCGGCGGTTTCAAGCTGCTGCTGCCGCTGTGCCTGGTGATGGCGTGCGCGTACATCGGGGACTCGACGGTGGCGAACTGGAGTGCCAAGTACCTCCAGGACGTGCTCGGGAGCTCGGAGCAGATGGCGACCGTCCCCTACAACGTCTACATGGTGACCACCCTCATCGGGCGGGCCGTCGGGGACCTGGGCGTGCGCCGCTTCGGGGCCGCGGCCGTGGTGCGGGGCGGGACGCTGGTCGCCGCCGCCGGCTTCGCCGTCGTCGCGGCCGCACCGGGGGCGTGGGTGGGGATGCTCGGCTTCACCCTGCTGGGGATCGGGCTGTGCGTGATCGTGCCGCAGACCTTCGCCGCCGCCGGGAGGCTGTTCCCGGGGAGCTCCGACACCGCCATCGCCCGGCTCAACATCTTCAACTACGTCGGTTTCCTGATCGGGTCGCCGCTCGTCGGCGGGATCGGTGACGCCTGGAGCTACCGGGGCGCGATGCTGGTGCCGATGGCCCTGGTGCTGGTGACACTCTTCTACGCCCGCTCGTTCGGCTCCGACGGCGCCCGATACGGTGTCCGGCATGAGCGGCCGCGGGTTGTTGATGTGGGACGAGGCGGTAACGAGGTATGACTTCGGACCGAGCCATCCGATGGACCCGGTGCGCCTGGCGCTGACCATGGGCCTGGTGCGCGCCTTCGGGCTGGACCGGGCGATGGAGGTACGGGCGGCGCCGGCGGCCGGGGACTCGACCCTGCGCCTGGTCCACCGGGAGGACTACGTCGCCGCGGTGCGCGAGGTGTCCGCCGACCCGGGGACCGCCGACGGGTCGTACGGACTGGGCACCATGGACGATCCGGCCTTCCCCGGCATGCACGAGGCGTCGGCGCTGATCGCCGGGCAGTCCGTGGCGGGTGCGGAGGCGCTCTGGAGCGGGGACGCCGAGCACGCGGTGAACTTCGCGGGCGGGCTGCACCACGCCATGCCGGGCGGGGCGGCCGGTTTCTGCGTCTACAACGACGCGTCGCTGGCGATCGCCCGGCTGCTGGAGCTGGGGGCCGAGCGGGTCGCCTACGTGGATGTGGACGTCCATCACGGGGACGGCGTGCAGGCGGCCTTCTGGGACGACCCGCGGGTGCTGACGATCTCGATGCACGAGCATCCGCGGACGCTGTTCCCGCAGACCGGCTGGCCGGAGGAGACCGGCGGGCCGGCGGCGGAGGGGTCGGCGGTGAACATCGCGCTGCCCGCCGGGACCGGGGACGAGGGCTGGCTGCGGGCCTTCCACGGTGTCGTGCCGGAGCTGCTGGCGGACTTCCGGCCGCAGGTGCTGGTGACCCAGCACGGGGCCGATACGCACTTCGAGGACCCCCTC
Above is a genomic segment from Streptomyces sp. NBC_01233 containing:
- a CDS encoding HAD family hydrolase, with protein sequence MGYDLVIFDNDGVLVDSEPLANSVLAGYLTELGHPTTYEDSLRDYMGAAVQRVYDLVLERTGERLPEDFDATLVARTVAAFERELKPVAGIEDVLGALTASGVGYCLASSGSHERIRAGHLAAGIDGWFEEEWIFSAEDVGQGKPAPDLFLHAARQMGVEPARCVVIEDSPRGIQAAVAAGMDVYAYTAMLPADELPGATGYFGDMMQVPLLLQLPV
- a CDS encoding MFS transporter, yielding MTDDVRLRRGRGALGFSFFAQGVAFALLVTRIPAIQDRYGISDGLLPAFLAAVPILAGVASVATEHLVKRVAPSVVLRWAQPLVLLSLLGVGTGGQMWHVAVALGAFGLSVGALDASMNMLGVSLQRAYGRSIMLGFHAAYSLGGILGASAAWAGAHWHLSLFAGYLPAVAVLVPLVLLTSRRYVDGTGAGEVREKGLGSGGFKLLLPLCLVMACAYIGDSTVANWSAKYLQDVLGSSEQMATVPYNVYMVTTLIGRAVGDLGVRRFGAAAVVRGGTLVAAAGFAVVAAAPGAWVGMLGFTLLGIGLCVIVPQTFAAAGRLFPGSSDTAIARLNIFNYVGFLIGSPLVGGIGDAWSYRGAMLVPMALVLVTLFYARSFGSDGARYGVRHERPRVVDVGRGGNEV
- a CDS encoding acetoin utilization protein AcuC: MSGRGLLMWDEAVTRYDFGPSHPMDPVRLALTMGLVRAFGLDRAMEVRAAPAAGDSTLRLVHREDYVAAVREVSADPGTADGSYGLGTMDDPAFPGMHEASALIAGQSVAGAEALWSGDAEHAVNFAGGLHHAMPGGAAGFCVYNDASLAIARLLELGAERVAYVDVDVHHGDGVQAAFWDDPRVLTISMHEHPRTLFPQTGWPEETGGPAAEGSAVNIALPAGTGDEGWLRAFHGVVPELLADFRPQVLVTQHGADTHFEDPLAHLAVSLDAQRAVQESCHRLAHEYADGRWLALGGGGYAVVDVVPRSWTHLVAIAAHRPVDPESAVPASWREEVYARTRQPAPARMTDGRTPSWRDWAAGYDPADRTDQAVLATRRAVFPLRGMLT